The Liolophura sinensis isolate JHLJ2023 chromosome 6, CUHK_Ljap_v2, whole genome shotgun sequence genomic sequence ttgtgtcTCCACATTATAGAATGTGctgtacaggaacagtttcttgtgtccCAGCAGTATAGAATGTGctgtacaggaacagtttcttgtgtccCAACAGTATAGAATGTACTGTACAGGAATAGTGCCTCATGTGCCCCTGCTTTATAGACTGTAACAAGGTGCTTACTCAGCTGCTCTCTATCTTCTGTAGGCACAGTGTAGGTTCAACCTGACAGAATTTCAGCTGAATTGGAACACAAGTGATGTGTGTACAATAGAACAGGATGTGATTGACAGAGCAAGGACGGCCTTTTCTTCTCTAGCGTCCTTATCTAAGGTAACAACAGGACTCAACTGTCTTGCAGAAATTGTTGATCCTTAATACAGGGGTTTCAAGTTATCACGTTACGACATTTTTGTGACGTGACGTCATCGCTTTACGGCATGGTGGGATAAATCACTACATGTTAACACGGGAGGGTATATAAAATAATGAAGATtgtccaaaaaacaaaatctaattATCTGACTTAACTTGCAAATCCTCTATATAaatattcaggtgataaaattcattgattaccctaattcctcaactttttcccacaggaaagagcaactttcagttcaatGTAGGCatgttttcaatttgattttggagacaaaactacattgtgtGGATTGGCCAATACGTCAATGGGTTACCCCCAAGAAAACATGGGTCATTTGCATACACCACTTCCCTGCTTCCAGAAGTTTAGAAGTTTCCTGTGGAGCTTATGTGCAAAATGTATTCAGATCTTTCAGGCAGTATTTCCCTCACTCACTGTTTATAAAGGCCTTCTTGTCAATAAGCTGGCTCTTAGAGCTGTATTCAAGGTTCTGTGTTCTTTGAAGACCACGTGTCTTCCTTATATGGCATGCAAGTCGGTATGTCCCTTATAatttggaaagtttgtcagtaacaagCCAAGTGTGGTGGCTTAAGCTAGGCACTCCAGCTTTCTCCACCAATTAAACTGACTGCCTTTTCTTTGCTTTAAAATAGGTTAGCACAGCTTCAGGTTTTGTTTTAGACATAACATTGCATGCGTCACAGCATTATGTTATCTTTGATTTCAGTCAGCATCTATGTTAGTGGATCGAGGAGAACGTCTGGAGAAGTCGTATAGGCTGTATAAGACGCTAGCTCACTGCCCAACACATCAAGCCCTCCAGAGCCCAGGAGTGGCAGAAGGCCACAAGATGACCGCCAGTGTTACTCCTCCAAAACTCACTCAACCCTGCAGAACTCCTCACACCGAATTCACAACAGGTGAAGCGTTAAAACCGTGTAACCTGTTGCAGCCACCACCACATCCATGTCAGGTGGAAAgaacagattacatgtacaaagacattTCTTCTTTCAAGAGACGATCCACAAGGTCGAAGCCAACAGGCTGACACTGAGCAAATTTCACGACTTTAAATTTGCTCATTACTACATGTGTTTAATGTATAGCATGTAGTTTGCCAGTCAAGCAGTTTGATTATCCTGCATTTCACAAGTTTAAACAGAGATTTGTTATGATCAGTGTACTtgaatgtgtgtgtgatgaACATTTCAGCTAGCTTAGTTGTGAAAGTTACATGCAATATCAACACAGTCTCGGCCAAAGTAAGACATAACAACGATGACTCAAACCTGGTGTTGATATTCACAATATCAGAtgaaatacagaatacagaTTAGTTGATAGGAAAGTGGGGTAAACAGTAGGCCTGctgttgaaatatatacatttaactaTGGAAATACCATGGGAATGGTACTTGTGGTGTATAGTTTCAGCGCCTGTGTTGA encodes the following:
- the LOC135466681 gene encoding uncharacterized protein LOC135466681 isoform X1, which codes for MDSQTAGESRHNANEDCDRSRIEENKQNVNPLSLEEKHDDAMVETTGKRKTYPQKIKSNLVKQYNSDLNQLAQCRFNLTEFQLNWNTSDVCTIEQDVIDRARTAFSSLASLSKSASMLVDRGERLEKSYRLYKTLAHCPTHQALQSPGVAEGHKMTASVTPPKLTQPCRTPHTEFTTGEALKPCNLLQPPPHPCQVERTDYMYKDISSFKRRSTRSKPTG
- the LOC135466681 gene encoding uncharacterized protein LOC135466681 isoform X2; this encodes MVETTGKRKTYPQKIKSNLVKQYNSDLNQLAQCRFNLTEFQLNWNTSDVCTIEQDVIDRARTAFSSLASLSKSASMLVDRGERLEKSYRLYKTLAHCPTHQALQSPGVAEGHKMTASVTPPKLTQPCRTPHTEFTTGEALKPCNLLQPPPHPCQVERTDYMYKDISSFKRRSTRSKPTG